From one Deltaproteobacteria bacterium genomic stretch:
- a CDS encoding divalent-cation tolerance protein CutA encodes MEGYFVVMTTASGVDEAAAIAKAVVDEGLAACCNIVSGVRSIYRWKGEICDEAEVLCVMKTRGGLVEELTARIRELHGYEVPEVVALEIASGNGDYLRWIDECTSRTGLA; translated from the coding sequence ATGGAAGGATATTTTGTGGTCATGACCACCGCCTCCGGCGTTGACGAGGCGGCGGCCATCGCAAAGGCCGTCGTCGACGAGGGGCTTGCCGCCTGCTGCAATATCGTCTCCGGTGTGAGGTCGATCTACAGGTGGAAGGGAGAGATATGCGACGAGGCCGAGGTGCTCTGCGTCATGAAGACCAGGGGCGGGCTCGTTGAGGAGCTTACGGCGAGGATAAGGGAGCTGCACGGTTACGAGGTGCCAGAGGTGGTGGCCCTGGAGATAGCCTCGGGGAACGGCGATTACCTGAGGTGGATCGACGAGTGCACCTCGCGGACCGGACTGGCGTAG
- a CDS encoding amidohydrolase — MKIVEKAGGESGVSAPLLPLIKERVDAIAGRLVKFRREIHSRPELSGQEKDTSAFVAGVLEAADIEVRRGVGGYGVVGLLRGGAAEDGAPTVALRADMDALPVDDCKDVEYASSVPGVMHACGHDVHTAVLMGAAEVLASVRAHLRGNVKFLFQPSEERSFGGAGAMIEDGALEDPEVAAIVALHCFPEMEVGTIGHRPGIMTASADRVRITVKGRSGHASRPHQTVDAVLVASQVINAIHHIVSRRTNPLRPAVISIGTIYGGRAENIIADKVVMEGTIRTLDGSLREQVPRFIEEVLEGVTTCMGAGYDMEIIKGNPSVRNDERLDSLVARCAADVLGVGGVRRMADPMMGAEDFSLFAERVPGVLFRLGTGNSERGITSPLHSSTFDVDEDAIAIGAKIMSWIAASYLERRPHGAGPARAER, encoded by the coding sequence ATGAAGATCGTGGAGAAGGCGGGCGGCGAGTCGGGCGTGTCGGCTCCGTTGTTGCCGCTCATAAAAGAGAGGGTCGACGCCATAGCGGGGCGTCTGGTGAAGTTCAGGCGCGAGATACACAGCCGCCCCGAGCTCTCGGGCCAGGAGAAAGATACGAGCGCCTTTGTGGCCGGCGTGCTCGAGGCGGCCGACATAGAGGTGAGGCGCGGCGTGGGAGGTTACGGCGTGGTGGGTCTTCTGCGCGGCGGCGCGGCCGAAGACGGCGCCCCGACGGTTGCGCTCAGGGCCGACATGGACGCGCTGCCCGTAGACGACTGCAAGGACGTGGAGTACGCCTCCAGCGTGCCCGGCGTTATGCACGCCTGCGGCCACGACGTGCACACGGCGGTGCTCATGGGGGCTGCCGAGGTGCTCGCCTCGGTGCGCGCCCATCTGCGGGGAAACGTCAAGTTCCTCTTCCAGCCCTCCGAGGAGCGCAGTTTCGGAGGGGCCGGCGCCATGATAGAGGACGGGGCGCTCGAGGACCCGGAGGTGGCGGCCATCGTCGCGCTCCATTGCTTCCCGGAGATGGAGGTCGGCACCATCGGACACAGGCCGGGCATCATGACCGCCTCGGCCGACAGGGTCAGGATAACCGTCAAGGGGCGCAGCGGCCACGCCTCGCGTCCCCACCAGACGGTCGACGCCGTGCTCGTCGCTTCACAGGTGATAAACGCCATCCATCACATAGTGAGCAGGCGCACAAACCCGCTGCGCCCGGCCGTCATATCCATAGGCACCATCTACGGAGGCAGGGCCGAAAACATAATCGCCGACAAGGTGGTGATGGAGGGCACCATCAGGACGCTGGACGGTTCCCTGCGCGAGCAGGTGCCCCGTTTCATCGAGGAGGTGCTCGAAGGCGTCACCACGTGCATGGGGGCGGGCTACGACATGGAGATCATAAAGGGCAATCCCTCGGTGCGAAACGACGAGCGGCTCGACTCTCTGGTGGCCCGCTGCGCGGCCGACGTGCTGGGCGTGGGCGGAGTCAGGCGCATGGCAGACCCCATGATGGGCGCCGAGGACTTCTCGCTCTTCGCCGAACGGGTGCCGGGCGTGCTCTTCAGGCTTGGTACGGGCAACAGCGAAAGGGGCATAACATCGCCGCTCCACAGCTCGACCTTCGACGTCGACGAGGACGCCATAGCCATAGGGGCGAAGATCATGAGCTGGATAGCGGCGTCCTACCTGGAGCGGCGGCCTCACGGCGCGGGGCCGGCCCGTGCCGAAAGGTGA